From Thermomicrobiales bacterium:
GGGTTGGTTCGTATTTCCGTTCGCAGCTGGTGGCGCTCATGGATGCGCATCCAATCATTGGCGATGTGCGCGGGTTGGGGTTGATGCAGGGAGTCGAACTGGTAGCAAATCGAGAGACGAAAGCGCCGTTCCCGGTGGAGCTCGGGGTCAGCAAGCGCATCGGCGAGGCGACGCTGGAACGCGGCATGGTTTCGTATCCCGGTCAGGGCACGGTCGATGGTGTGGTCGGCGATCACCTGCTCTACACCCCGCCGTTGATCATCACGACCGAACAGATCGACGAGATGATCGCGATTCTGGACGAGTCGATCGGCGCAGTGGAGCGCGAGCTGGGCGTGGCGGCGTGACCAAAGTCGTCGAGGAGGGGTTGCGGTTCATTCTTGCGGGGCCGTCGATCGTCTCGGATTGGAAGAATCCGTCCGCAACCACCAACCGGGCGGTCATGACGGCGCTCATCGAGCTTGGACACGAGGCAACCTATCTCGAGCCCAGGTTCGACCCGGCATTGGTTGCCTTGCTCGAAGCACGCGGTGCGGAGCCGTTGCGTTCGTTCCTGGCGGCGTATCCGAGATTGCAGTATCGGACGGTCGAGCTGCCGGAACCGTTTCAGGCGGCCTCGTGGGCGGGGCAGTTTCTCTCGACCGCAAGCGCGAGCGTGGTGTTGGCCGGGTGTCCAGTGGTGATCGAGGATGGATTCCGGCAGTTTCGGGATGTCGATGTCCGGTTTCTGAAGGAGCGGATGGGCGGGACTGGCTCTCTCCTGGATGATGGGGACGCGGGTCCGCCAGTGACGTCATATCGACCGGCAGTGTTGCCGCGAAGCTGGGATACGCCGCGATCCGGAACGCTGCTCGTGGCCTATGACGATGCCGAGCTCGCGGGCCGGGTGGCGGACCTGGTGCAGCCAGACGCGAGGGTGGTCAGCGGATCGGCGAATCTGTCGGATTGGGAATGGGTTGCAGAAGTGGATCTGCCGGAGCGGTATGGCAGAGCGGAGCGGGTATTGATCGTGGATGGCGCGGAGGAGACTGCGCCGGCGCGGGTGTGGCTGGCGCGGTCGAATGGGGCGACAGCTTGGGGCGTAACCGGCGGTACGTCCGATGACTTTGGTGATGTGGTGGTGAGTGTGGCCCAGATTGGCGAAATCGATTGGTCGCTGGGGACACCGCTGACTGTCGATGCGGATGCGCGCGTGGTCGCCCGGCGGATGGCCGAAGCGGCACGGCAACCCGATTTCATATCTCCGAACGGCAAGGGATAGGGGAGGGGGAGAACGGATTGGCGATCGCCAGGGGACGATTCCCGGTCGTCCCAAGCGATTCCGCCGTTGAAACGCTGGGATAACACCCCTCGGCAATCACCCGAATTCCGTCTTGGTCCTATCCCTTGAGGGCTACAAGAGCATTTTCCAGAAGCGTGTTCGTGAAGATATCGGTCATTCAGCGCGTCAATCCTCCGATCGCCGGATTTCGAGACGTGTCGCAGCGAGGCGATGCGTATGTCAGACGGCTTTAGGCAATCCTGCCGATTCGCCGTGGGGCGATTCCCGTCAGGATGAATGCAGGCCAAGGCGGAATGGATCGCCCTGGGTAATGGATTCATCGAAAGGATGGGTTGTGATGTCGATGTTCGACGAAGGTGGTTATGGACGGGTTCGCAAGCTGATCGCAACAGCAGCTGCCGCAGCGGTGATCGGCGGGTCGATGCTGGGCGCGGTTTCAGCCGCAGGCGAGTATGGCGAGCCGCAGAAGATTCCCGATGGCTCCGGGTACGGCGCCGGGGAGTACGACTTCGACTACAGCACCGTGGCGGCGACGTACGGCGGTGACATCTATCAATACGCAAAAAGAGGGGAACCAGCGCAAGAAAGACCGGGAACATCAAGCCGAGCATGAAGAGGTAGAAGATGATCCGGCTCCCTGGAAACTCGAACCGAGCCAGCACATAGGCGGTCATGGAGGAAAGGAGGAGGGTGAAGAAGACCGACATCGTCACCACGATGATGGTGTTCTTGAAGTAGGTGCCGATGTGGGCGCCGTTCCAGGCGCGCTCGAAATTGTCCCATTGCAGGGAATCGGGAAGGCTCCAGGGGCTGAAGATGATCTCGGGATCGGTCTTGAACGAGGTCATCACCATCCAGAGGAACGGAAAGATGACGAGGATGGCCCAGATGATCAGCAGGACCTGAGAAAATGCGCCGAAGGTGTTATCGCCAGTGAACCGCGAGCGTCGCACGGTGGTAACAGTGTCAGCCGAATCTGTCTCGATAGCAGGGATGTTGCCGGTCGATTCCTGAATGCTCACCTGGCGGTCCTTTCGTTCCTCTGGCCGCGGGCAATATCAATATTCCAGTCGGTCTCGGCGTGAGAAGACGAGCAGGATGATCGATAGGCCGAGTGTCAGGATGAGAAGTACGACGCCAATCGCCGATGCGTAACCGAACTGACTGTTCTTGAATGCCTGCTCGTACATATAGCGAGCGGCGACGTCGGTCGAGCGTTGGGGTTTGCCCTCGGTCATGACCTGAATAATGGTGAAGAGGTCCAGCGCCGCGATCGCGATGTAGACGATGGCGACTCTAATGTTTTCCCAGAGCAGGGGCATCGTGACGTCCTTGAACTGGGAAAACCGGTTTGCGCCATCGAGCCGGGCTGCCTCGTAGAAGTCGAGTGGAATGGACTGCATGCCAGCGACAAAGAGCACCATATAGAAGCCAACGGCTTGCCACACGATAACGGCGGCCACCGCCCAGAGTGCGGTGCTGGTGTCGCCGAGCCATGATCTGGTCAAGCTGTCGAGCCCAATTGCTTCGAGGAATCCGTTCACCAATCCGCTGTTCGGGTTGTAGATGTATTGCCAGAGAACTCCAACGATCACGAGCGACATGACCTGGGGGAAGAAGAAAACAACGCGATAGAACCCTGCGCCGCGCACTCCGCGTCCACCCTGAACAAAGAGCGTGGCGAAGAGCATGGCCAAGCCGATGATGAAAATGGGAAGCACAAACAGGAGCTGGACGTTGTGGGTCAGCGCGTTGCGGAAATTCTCGTCTTCGACGACCTTGCGGTAGTTGTCCAGACCGATGTACTTCTTGTTGGCGCTGACTCCTCGCCACTGATGGAGCGAAATCCAGAACGCCTGCACATAGGGATAGAGCACGAACACACCGTAAAGAAGGAGCGCCGGCGCCAAGAACGGAACGATAAGTCGGTACTTGCCATGATTCATCTGCGGCCTCGCGATTCATCTGGCCTTCGGAAACCGAGGTGCGAAGGATACGAGTTCGCCGGCGGGCAGAGAGCCCGCCGGGAACGCATCGTGCGAAAGAGGATCAGTCGATGGTGGGCCGATCCTCCGCGGGATCAGGCCTCGCGGGTGTACTTC
This genomic window contains:
- a CDS encoding aminotransferase class III-fold pyridoxal phosphate-dependent enzyme, which produces ATPDLIACAKGISGGYTPLGAVLVRPEIVGQVRGTGGSFVIGHTAGGNPLSTAIGKAVLDYTVKHRLVDNSERVGSYFRSQLVALMDAHPIIGDVRGLGLMQGVELVANRETKAPFPVELGVSKRIGEATLERGMVSYPGQGTVDGVVGDHLLYTPPLIITTEQIDEMIAILDESIGAVERELGVAA
- a CDS encoding sugar ABC transporter permease, encoding MNHGKYRLIVPFLAPALLLYGVFVLYPYVQAFWISLHQWRGVSANKKYIGLDNYRKVVEDENFRNALTHNVQLLFVLPIFIIGLAMLFATLFVQGGRGVRGAGFYRVVFFFPQVMSLVIVGVLWQYIYNPNSGLVNGFLEAIGLDSLTRSWLGDTSTALWAVAAVIVWQAVGFYMVLFVAGMQSIPLDFYEAARLDGANRFSQFKDVTMPLLWENIRVAIVYIAIAALDLFTIIQVMTEGKPQRSTDVAARYMYEQAFKNSQFGYASAIGVVLLILTLGLSIILLVFSRRDRLEY